A stretch of Pseudomonas sp. 7SR1 DNA encodes these proteins:
- the cyoE gene encoding heme o synthase yields MSLKHFIQITKPGIIFGNVLSVAGGFFLASKGHVDLAIFLAAMIGTSLVVASGCVFNNCIDRDIDIKMERTKNRALVQGLIPVQLALAFATVLGVAGVALLYWVANPLAALFAVIGFVIYVGLYSLYLKRKSVHGTLVGSLSGAMPPVIGYVAVSNSFDMAALTLLVMFSLWQMPHSYAIAIFRFNDYLAASIPVLPVKRGIRVAKKHILLYILAFLVATLMLTFSGYAGMSYLAVAAAMGMYWLYMAWTGYKAVDDTVWARKLFVFSIFTITALSVMMSLDFKVPSELLLTYAP; encoded by the coding sequence ATGTCCCTGAAGCACTTTATCCAAATCACCAAGCCGGGGATCATTTTCGGTAACGTGCTTTCTGTGGCAGGCGGTTTTTTCCTGGCCTCCAAGGGGCATGTCGATCTGGCCATCTTCCTGGCGGCGATGATCGGCACCTCCCTGGTGGTGGCGTCCGGTTGCGTGTTCAACAACTGCATCGACCGTGACATCGACATCAAGATGGAGCGCACCAAGAACCGTGCCCTGGTCCAGGGGCTGATCCCGGTGCAACTGGCCCTGGCGTTCGCCACGGTGCTGGGCGTGGCCGGGGTGGCGTTGCTGTATTGGGTGGCCAACCCGTTGGCGGCGCTGTTCGCGGTGATCGGTTTCGTCATCTACGTCGGCCTCTACAGCCTGTACCTCAAGCGCAAGTCGGTGCACGGCACGCTGGTGGGCAGTCTGTCGGGGGCGATGCCGCCGGTGATCGGCTATGTGGCGGTCAGCAACAGCTTCGACATGGCTGCGCTGACGCTGCTGGTGATGTTCAGCCTGTGGCAGATGCCGCATTCCTATGCCATCGCGATCTTCCGCTTCAATGACTACCTGGCAGCGTCGATTCCGGTGCTGCCGGTCAAGCGCGGCATCCGCGTGGCCAAGAAGCACATCCTGCTCTACATCCTGGCGTTCCTGGTGGCGACCCTGATGCTGACCTTCAGCGGCTACGCCGGCATGAGCTACCTCGCCGTCGCCGCTGCCATGGGCATGTACTGGCTGTACATGGCCTGGACCGGCTACAAGGCGGTGGATGACACGGTCTGGGCACGCAAGCTGTTCGTGTTCTCGATCTTCACCATCACCGCCCTGAGCGTCATGATGTCCCTGGACTTCAAAGTGCCGAGCGAGCTGCTGCTCACTTACGCACCTTAA
- the cyoD gene encoding cytochrome o ubiquinol oxidase subunit IV, with the protein MANAHSHDGHDAGHGSVKSYAIGFILSVILTVIPFGLVMYPSLPKSLTLWIILIFAVVQVLVHLVYFLHLDRSAAQRNNVIAFIFAALVIVLLVGLSLWIMFSIHTNMMAH; encoded by the coding sequence ATGGCTAACGCACATTCCCATGATGGCCACGACGCCGGCCACGGCAGCGTCAAGTCCTATGCCATCGGTTTCATCCTGTCGGTGATCCTGACCGTCATCCCGTTCGGCCTGGTGATGTACCCGTCGCTGCCCAAGAGCCTGACCCTGTGGATCATCCTGATCTTCGCCGTGGTCCAGGTCCTGGTGCACCTGGTGTACTTCCTCCATCTGGATCGTTCCGCCGCCCAGCGTAACAACGTGATTGCGTTCATCTTCGCCGCGCTGGTGATCGTCCTGCTGGTTGGCCTGTCGTTGTGGATCATGTTCAGCATCCACACCAACATGATGGCGCACTGA
- a CDS encoding cytochrome o ubiquinol oxidase subunit III yields MSNLVTNVGHAHGHDHGHDDHHHDSGEMTVFGFWLYLMTDCILFASIFAAYAVLVNNVAGGPSGHDIFELPYVLGETALLLFSSITYGFAMLALYKGKKNQVLGWLGMTFLFGAGFIGMEINEFHVLISEGFGPSRSGFLSGFFTLVGTHGLHVTSGLIWMAIMMYQVQKNGLTATNKTRLSCLSLFWHFLDVVWICVFTVVYLMGTL; encoded by the coding sequence ATGTCGAACTTAGTGACCAATGTTGGACACGCCCATGGTCATGACCATGGGCATGATGACCATCACCATGACTCGGGCGAGATGACCGTATTCGGTTTCTGGCTCTACCTGATGACCGACTGCATTCTGTTCGCGTCGATCTTCGCGGCCTACGCGGTGCTGGTGAACAACGTCGCCGGTGGCCCGTCGGGCCACGACATCTTCGAGCTGCCCTACGTACTGGGCGAGACCGCTCTGCTGCTGTTCAGCTCGATTACCTACGGCTTCGCCATGCTGGCGTTGTACAAGGGCAAGAAAAACCAGGTACTGGGCTGGCTGGGCATGACCTTCCTGTTCGGTGCGGGCTTTATCGGCATGGAGATCAACGAGTTCCACGTGTTGATCTCCGAAGGCTTCGGTCCTAGCCGCAGCGGCTTCCTCTCCGGGTTCTTCACCCTGGTCGGTACCCACGGCCTGCACGTGACCAGCGGTCTGATCTGGATGGCGATCATGATGTACCAGGTCCAGAAGAATGGCCTGACCGCCACCAACAAGACCCGCCTGAGCTGCCTGAGCCTGTTCTGGCACTTCCTGGACGTGGTGTGGATCTGCGTATTCACCGTTGTTTATCTGATGGGGACCCTGTAA
- the cyoB gene encoding cytochrome o ubiquinol oxidase subunit I, with product MLGKLSWEAIPFHEPIVMVTLAIIALGGLALFAGITYFKKWTYLWTEWLTSVDHKKIGVMYIIVAMVMLLRGFADAIMMRTQLAMATEGSPGYLPPEHYDQIFTAHGVIMIIFMAMPFFTGLMNLAVPLQIGARDVAFPFLNSLSFWLLVSGVVLINVSLGVGEFAKTGWVAYPPLSGLQYSPGVGVDYYIWALQLSGLGTTLTGVNFLATVLKMRTPGMKLMDMPIFTWTCTWANVLIVASFPILTATLALLTLDRYMDFHIFTNELGGNPMMYVNLFWAWGHPEVYILILPAFGIFSEVISTFSGKKLFGHHSMIYASGAISVLGFMVWLHHFFTMGSGASVNAFFGLATMLISIPTGVKLFNWLFTIYQGRLRFTSHVMWTLGFMVTFAIGGMTGVLLAIPGADFVLHNSLFVIAHFHNVIIGGAVFGYIAGFAFYFPKAFGFKLHEGWGKGAFWFWITGFFVAFMPLYALGFMGMTRRLNTTTNPEWVPYLYVAMFGAVLIAVGIACQLIQLYVSVRDRNKPENMCEHGDPWNAHTLEWSTSSPPPFYNFAVLPKADTIDPFTEAKENGTAYQVPAKYSPIHMPNNTATGVVMGGLLTVFGFAMIWHIWWLAIASLVGTVVYFAIHAARDDQGYMVPVDVIERIEAEQHKRLVAAGKVPATATRVETSLEQA from the coding sequence ATGTTAGGTAAATTAAGTTGGGAAGCGATCCCATTCCACGAGCCGATTGTCATGGTGACCCTCGCCATCATCGCGCTCGGTGGTCTGGCGCTGTTCGCCGGGATCACTTACTTCAAGAAGTGGACCTACCTGTGGACCGAGTGGCTGACCTCGGTCGACCACAAGAAAATCGGCGTGATGTACATCATCGTCGCCATGGTCATGCTGCTGCGCGGCTTTGCCGACGCCATCATGATGCGTACCCAGCTGGCCATGGCCACCGAGGGTTCGCCTGGCTACCTGCCGCCTGAACACTATGACCAGATCTTCACCGCCCACGGTGTGATCATGATCATCTTCATGGCGATGCCGTTCTTCACCGGCCTGATGAACCTGGCCGTGCCGCTGCAGATCGGCGCGCGCGACGTTGCCTTCCCGTTCCTGAACTCCCTGAGCTTCTGGCTGCTGGTGTCCGGCGTTGTGCTGATCAACGTTTCCCTGGGCGTCGGCGAATTCGCCAAGACCGGTTGGGTTGCCTATCCGCCGTTGTCGGGGCTGCAGTACAGTCCGGGCGTGGGGGTGGACTACTACATCTGGGCGCTACAGCTATCCGGATTGGGGACAACGCTCACGGGGGTCAACTTCCTGGCCACCGTGCTGAAGATGCGTACTCCAGGCATGAAGCTGATGGACATGCCGATCTTCACCTGGACCTGCACCTGGGCCAACGTCCTGATCGTCGCTTCCTTCCCGATCCTGACCGCTACCCTGGCACTGCTGACGCTTGACCGTTACATGGATTTCCACATTTTCACCAATGAACTGGGTGGAAATCCGATGATGTACGTGAACCTGTTCTGGGCCTGGGGTCACCCTGAGGTGTACATCCTGATCCTGCCGGCGTTCGGTATCTTCTCCGAAGTCATCTCGACCTTCTCCGGCAAGAAACTGTTCGGCCACCACTCGATGATCTACGCTTCGGGCGCGATCTCGGTACTGGGCTTCATGGTCTGGCTGCACCACTTCTTCACCATGGGGTCGGGTGCCAGCGTCAACGCCTTCTTCGGCCTGGCGACCATGCTGATCTCCATCCCGACCGGGGTGAAGCTGTTCAACTGGCTGTTCACCATCTATCAGGGCCGCCTGCGTTTCACCAGCCATGTAATGTGGACCCTGGGCTTCATGGTGACCTTCGCCATCGGCGGCATGACCGGCGTACTGCTGGCCATCCCGGGTGCTGACTTCGTCCTGCACAACAGCCTGTTCGTGATCGCGCACTTCCACAACGTGATCATCGGCGGCGCGGTGTTCGGCTACATCGCCGGCTTCGCCTTCTACTTCCCGAAAGCGTTCGGCTTCAAGCTGCACGAAGGCTGGGGCAAGGGCGCGTTCTGGTTCTGGATCACCGGCTTCTTCGTCGCGTTCATGCCGCTCTATGCACTGGGCTTCATGGGCATGACCCGTCGCCTGAACACCACCACCAACCCTGAGTGGGTGCCGTACCTGTACGTCGCCATGTTCGGTGCGGTGTTGATCGCCGTCGGTATCGCCTGCCAGCTGATCCAGCTGTACGTCAGCGTGCGTGACCGCAACAAGCCGGAAAACATGTGCGAACACGGCGACCCGTGGAATGCCCATACCCTGGAGTGGTCGACTTCTTCGCCACCCCCGTTCTACAACTTTGCCGTGCTGCCGAAAGCCGACACCATCGACCCGTTCACCGAAGCCAAGGAAAACGGTACCGCGTACCAGGTTCCGGCCAAGTACTCGCCGATCCACATGCCGAACAACACCGCCACCGGCGTGGTCATGGGCGGCCTGTTGACCGTGTTCGGTTTCGCGATGATCTGGCACATCTGGTGGCTGGCCATCGCCAGCCTGGTCGGCACCGTGGTGTATTTCGCCATCCATGCCGCCCGTGACGATCAGGGCTACATGGTGCCGGTGGATGTCATCGAGCGCATCGAAGCCGAGCAGCACAAACGTCTGGTAGCGGCCGGGAAAGTCCCAGCCACCGCCACCCGTGTTGAAACCTCGTTGGAACAGGCTTAA
- the cyoA gene encoding ubiquinol oxidase subunit II, giving the protein MSKNRYPRLLGLLPLLGTLLLGGCNMTLLDPKGQVGLDERNLIITATLLMLLVVVPVIVMTFLFAWKYRASNTKAVYTPKWSHSTKIEVAVWTIPVLIIIALGYITYKSTHALDPYRPLDSDVKPVTIEVVSMDWKWLFIYPEQGIATVNKIVFPAHTPINFKVTSDTVMNSFFIPGLGGQIYAMAGMQTKLHLIANQNTELEGISANYSGAGFTGMKFKAIATTQEEFDAWVNDVKKAPKQLEKAEYEALSKPSQNNPVELYSSVTPNLFQTIIDKYEGMNPGKPMHHEKKEKEVAHNMEGMDMSSHSAAGAEE; this is encoded by the coding sequence ATGAGTAAAAACAGGTACCCCCGATTACTAGGCTTGTTGCCGCTGCTCGGCACGTTGTTGCTGGGAGGCTGCAACATGACCCTGCTCGATCCCAAGGGCCAGGTCGGCCTGGATGAACGAAACCTGATCATCACCGCCACGCTGCTGATGTTGCTGGTCGTCGTGCCGGTCATCGTCATGACGTTCCTGTTCGCCTGGAAGTACCGCGCCTCCAACACCAAGGCCGTGTACACGCCGAAGTGGTCGCATTCCACCAAGATCGAAGTGGCCGTATGGACCATTCCGGTCCTGATCATCATTGCCCTGGGCTACATCACCTACAAGTCGACCCATGCCCTGGACCCTTATCGTCCGCTGGATTCCGACGTCAAGCCGGTCACCATCGAAGTGGTTTCGATGGACTGGAAGTGGCTGTTCATCTATCCGGAACAGGGCATCGCCACAGTCAACAAGATCGTCTTCCCGGCCCACACGCCGATCAACTTCAAGGTCACTTCCGACACCGTGATGAACTCGTTCTTCATCCCGGGCCTGGGCGGCCAGATCTATGCGATGGCCGGCATGCAGACCAAGCTGCACCTGATCGCCAACCAGAACACTGAACTCGAAGGTATCTCGGCCAACTACAGCGGCGCGGGTTTCACCGGCATGAAGTTCAAAGCAATCGCCACGACCCAGGAAGAATTCGACGCCTGGGTCAACGATGTGAAGAAGGCACCTAAACAGCTTGAAAAAGCTGAATACGAAGCCCTTTCCAAACCGAGCCAGAACAACCCAGTCGAACTCTACTCGTCGGTCACGCCGAACCTGTTCCAGACCATCATCGATAAATATGAAGGGATGAACCCGGGCAAGCCAATGCACCACGAGAAGAAAGAGAAGGAAGTGGCGCACAACATGGAAGGGATGGACATGAGTTCGCATTCAGCTGCCGGGGCAGAGGAGTAA
- a CDS encoding disulfide bond formation protein B, with the protein MSEEMMRLGRERRYLVLLGLICLALIGGALYMQVALGEAPCPLCILQRYALLLIAIFAFIGAAMRTRRSLTILEGIVVLCALAGAGVAGHHVYTQFFPAVSCGVDVLQPIVDDLPLAKIFPLGFQVDGFCSTPYPPILGLSLAQWALVAFVLIVVLVPLLVSRNRKSLR; encoded by the coding sequence ATGAGTGAGGAAATGATGCGGTTGGGCCGCGAGCGGCGCTATCTGGTGCTGTTGGGCCTGATCTGCCTGGCGCTGATCGGCGGCGCGCTGTACATGCAGGTGGCCCTCGGCGAAGCACCGTGCCCGCTGTGTATCCTGCAGCGCTACGCGCTGTTGCTGATCGCGATCTTCGCCTTCATCGGCGCGGCCATGCGCACACGTCGCAGCCTGACAATCCTTGAAGGCATCGTGGTGCTTTGCGCCCTGGCCGGTGCGGGAGTGGCGGGGCATCACGTCTATACCCAGTTCTTTCCGGCGGTGAGCTGCGGAGTCGATGTGCTGCAGCCGATCGTCGACGACCTGCCGCTGGCGAAGATCTTCCCGCTGGGGTTCCAGGTCGACGGTTTCTGCTCCACGCCCTATCCGCCGATCCTGGGCTTGTCCCTGGCGCAATGGGCCCTGGTGGCCTTCGTGCTGATCGTGGTGCTGGTGCCGCTGCTGGTGTCGCGCAATCGCAAATCGCTTCGCTGA
- the hmpA gene encoding NO-inducible flavohemoprotein has translation MLSQEERAIIRSTVPLLESGGEALITHFYRMMLSEYPQVRPLFNQAHQASGDQPRALANGVLMYARHIDQLDQLGDLVAKIVNKHVALQILPEHYPIVGACLLRAIAEVLGEEIATPEVIAAWGAAYNQLADILIGAEAGMYDQKAAAPGGWRGEREFILAARVQESDEITSFYFEPVDKGPILVAEPGQYIGMKLVLDGEEVRRNYSLSALADNGQYRISVKREAGGRVSNYLHDDFPVGSRIQLFPPSGDFYLTASDKPLVLISGGVGITPTLAMLQAALQTERPVHFIHCARNGRVHAFRDWIDDLARRHPQLKRFYCYDEDDGSSPAADTVGLLSQEQLARWLPEQRDLDAYFLGPKGFMAAVKRHLKNLGVPAGQSRYEFFGPAAALE, from the coding sequence ATGCTCAGCCAAGAAGAACGCGCCATCATCCGTTCCACTGTTCCATTGCTGGAAAGCGGTGGTGAAGCGCTCATTACCCATTTCTACCGCATGATGCTGTCCGAATATCCCCAGGTGCGTCCCCTGTTCAACCAGGCTCACCAGGCCAGCGGCGACCAGCCCCGCGCCCTGGCCAATGGCGTATTGATGTATGCGCGGCACATCGACCAGCTCGACCAGTTGGGTGACCTGGTGGCGAAAATCGTCAACAAGCATGTGGCCTTGCAGATCCTGCCAGAGCATTACCCGATCGTTGGCGCCTGTCTGTTGCGGGCCATTGCCGAGGTGCTGGGCGAGGAAATCGCCACTCCCGAGGTGATTGCCGCGTGGGGCGCGGCCTATAACCAGCTGGCCGATATCCTGATCGGTGCCGAAGCCGGCATGTACGACCAGAAAGCCGCGGCACCGGGCGGCTGGCGGGGCGAGCGTGAATTCATACTGGCGGCCAGGGTGCAGGAGAGTGATGAGATCACCTCGTTCTACTTCGAGCCCGTGGACAAGGGGCCGATCCTGGTGGCCGAGCCGGGCCAGTACATCGGTATGAAGCTGGTGCTGGACGGTGAAGAGGTACGGCGCAACTATTCGCTGTCGGCCCTGGCCGACAACGGCCAGTATCGGATCAGTGTCAAGCGCGAGGCCGGTGGGCGGGTGTCGAACTACCTGCACGACGACTTCCCTGTCGGCAGCCGCATCCAGCTGTTCCCGCCGTCCGGGGATTTCTACCTGACCGCCAGCGACAAGCCCCTGGTGCTGATCAGCGGCGGCGTCGGCATCACGCCGACCCTGGCGATGCTGCAGGCGGCGCTGCAAACCGAACGGCCGGTGCATTTCATCCACTGCGCGCGCAACGGTCGTGTCCATGCTTTCCGCGACTGGATCGACGACCTTGCCCGTCGGCACCCGCAACTCAAGCGGTTCTATTGCTATGACGAAGACGACGGTTCGAGCCCGGCGGCTGACACCGTGGGTTTGTTGAGCCAGGAACAACTGGCCAGGTGGTTGCCGGAACAGCGGGATCTGGACGCCTACTTCCTCGGACCCAAGGGCTTCATGGCGGCGGTCAAGCGCCACCTCAAGAATCTGGGTGTGCCGGCCGGGCAGAGCCGTTACGAGTTCTTCGGACCGGCTGCGGCCCTGGAATAA
- the norR gene encoding nitric oxide reductase transcriptional regulator NorR: protein MTATSLLTALLPLVADLSRELPEGERYRRLLGALRALLPCDAAALLRLDGDCLVPLAVDGLSTDTLGRRFRVSEHPRFEALLANPHPTRFATDSDLPDPYDGLVEGLDDHLEVHDCMGCPLFVDERPWGLLTLDSLDPGRFEPIDLSALQAFASLAAATVSAAERIERLALKAEDEHRRAEVYRQASGHQHRDMVGQSKAHKRLVEEINLVGSSDLTVLITGETGVGKELVAQAIHAASKRAEQPMISLNCAALPDTLVESELFGHVRGAFTGATGDRRGKFELADGGTLFLDEVGELSLTVQAKLLRVLQSGQLQRLGSDKEHRVDVRLIAATNRDLAEEVRNGRYRADFYHRLSVYPLQVPALRDRGRDVLLLSGFFLEQNRSRMGLGSLRLSSDAQAALLAYDWPGNVRELEHLIGRSALKALGRCPVRPKILSLGAQDLDLPQTGEPLSASAPASPTPATEPATGDMREAVDDFQRRLITASLERHRHNWASAARELGLDRANLGRMARRLGLK, encoded by the coding sequence ATGACCGCAACCTCTCTGCTGACAGCCTTGTTGCCACTGGTGGCGGACCTGTCCCGGGAACTGCCTGAAGGCGAGCGCTATCGCCGCCTGCTGGGAGCCCTGCGCGCCTTGTTGCCCTGCGACGCAGCCGCACTGTTGCGCCTGGACGGAGACTGCCTGGTGCCCCTGGCGGTGGACGGCTTGAGCACCGACACCTTGGGCCGACGCTTCCGGGTCAGCGAGCACCCGCGCTTCGAAGCGCTGCTGGCCAATCCGCACCCGACCCGGTTCGCCACCGACAGTGACCTGCCCGATCCGTACGACGGGCTGGTCGAAGGCCTCGACGATCATCTGGAAGTCCACGATTGCATGGGCTGTCCGCTGTTCGTCGATGAACGACCGTGGGGACTGCTGACCCTCGACTCACTGGATCCGGGCCGCTTCGAGCCGATCGACCTGAGCGCCTTGCAGGCCTTCGCCAGCCTCGCCGCCGCCACGGTCAGCGCGGCCGAACGCATCGAGCGCCTGGCCTTGAAAGCCGAAGACGAACACCGCCGCGCCGAGGTCTATCGCCAGGCCAGCGGCCATCAGCACCGGGACATGGTCGGCCAGAGCAAGGCCCATAAACGCCTGGTGGAAGAAATCAACCTGGTGGGCAGCAGCGACCTGACGGTACTGATCACCGGCGAAACCGGCGTCGGCAAGGAACTGGTCGCCCAGGCCATCCATGCCGCCTCGAAGCGCGCCGAGCAGCCGATGATCAGCCTCAACTGCGCCGCCCTGCCGGACACCCTGGTGGAAAGCGAACTCTTCGGTCACGTGCGCGGCGCCTTCACCGGGGCCACCGGTGATCGGCGTGGCAAGTTCGAACTGGCCGACGGTGGCACGCTGTTCCTCGATGAAGTGGGCGAGCTGTCCCTCACCGTCCAGGCCAAGCTGCTGCGAGTGCTGCAGAGCGGCCAGTTGCAGCGCCTGGGCTCGGACAAGGAACACCGGGTCGATGTGCGCCTGATCGCCGCCACCAACCGTGACCTCGCCGAGGAGGTGCGCAACGGTCGCTATCGGGCCGACTTCTATCATCGCCTGAGCGTCTACCCCCTGCAGGTACCGGCCCTGCGCGATCGCGGTCGCGATGTGCTGTTGCTCAGCGGCTTTTTCCTGGAGCAGAACCGTTCGCGCATGGGCCTTGGCAGCCTGCGCCTGAGCAGCGACGCCCAAGCCGCGCTGTTGGCCTATGACTGGCCAGGTAACGTGCGCGAACTGGAACACCTGATCGGTCGCAGCGCCCTCAAAGCCCTGGGCCGCTGCCCGGTGCGGCCGAAAATCCTCAGCCTCGGCGCCCAGGACCTGGATTTGCCCCAGACCGGCGAACCGCTTTCAGCCTCGGCCCCGGCCAGCCCGACGCCCGCCACGGAACCGGCCACCGGAGATATGCGCGAAGCGGTGGACGATTTCCAGCGCCGGTTGATCACCGCCAGCCTGGAGCGCCACCGGCACAACTGGGCCAGCGCCGCCCGGGAACTGGGCCTGGACCGCGCGAACCTGGGGCGGATGGCCCGGCGACTGGGGCTCAAGTAG
- a CDS encoding chemotaxis protein CheV codes for MSSNKARADSLSLLLFTLRSGKLMAINLLKVSEIIPCPPLTKLPESHPHVKGIATLRGTSLSVIDLSRAIGERPLEDPDGGCLIVTDVSRSKQGLHVQAVSKIVHCLTTDIKPPPYGSGGVRAFITGVTSVDGTLVQVLDIEKVIHGIAPAQIETAPTELSMEDAEVLGNARILVVDDSQVALQQSVHTLRNLGLQCHTARSAKEAIECLLELQGTAQEINLIVSDIEMSEMDGYALTRTLRETPDFAHLYVLLHTSLDSAMNSEKARLAGANGVLTKFSSPELTKCLITAAKAVAEQGR; via the coding sequence ATGTCTTCCAACAAAGCCCGCGCAGATTCACTTTCGCTTCTGCTGTTTACCTTGCGCAGCGGCAAGCTGATGGCAATCAACCTGCTCAAGGTCAGTGAAATCATCCCCTGCCCGCCACTGACCAAACTGCCGGAGTCGCACCCCCATGTAAAAGGCATCGCGACCCTGCGTGGCACATCGCTGTCGGTGATTGACCTGAGCCGCGCCATTGGCGAGCGCCCCCTGGAAGATCCCGATGGCGGCTGCCTGATCGTCACCGATGTCAGCCGGTCCAAGCAGGGCCTGCATGTGCAGGCAGTGAGCAAGATCGTGCATTGCCTGACCACCGATATCAAACCGCCGCCCTACGGCTCCGGCGGCGTGCGGGCGTTCATCACCGGCGTGACGTCGGTGGACGGCACACTGGTGCAAGTACTGGATATCGAAAAAGTCATCCATGGCATCGCCCCGGCGCAGATCGAGACGGCGCCCACCGAATTGAGCATGGAAGACGCCGAGGTATTGGGTAACGCGCGGATCCTGGTGGTGGATGACAGCCAGGTCGCCCTGCAACAATCGGTGCACACCCTGCGTAACCTGGGCCTGCAATGCCACACCGCCCGCAGCGCCAAGGAAGCCATCGAGTGCCTGTTGGAACTGCAGGGCACCGCACAGGAAATCAACCTGATCGTCTCGGACATCGAGATGTCGGAAATGGACGGCTACGCCCTCACCCGGACCTTGCGCGAAACCCCGGACTTCGCCCATCTCTACGTGCTGCTGCACACCTCCCTCGACAGCGCCATGAACAGCGAGAAAGCCCGGCTGGCCGGTGCCAACGGCGTGCTCACCAAGTTCTCTTCGCCGGAACTGACCAAGTGCCTGATCACGGCGGCCAAAGCCGTTGCCGAACAAGGACGCTGA
- a CDS encoding YkgJ family cysteine cluster protein, protein MNTTFSCVGCGKCCTDHHVPLTLDEARMWADDGGQVIVLVEAFLPNGLGLPAGQREHAERRSAVVRTGSTEAFVAITFAAYNAGRCRNLDEENLCRIYERRPLVCRIYPMEINPHIPLDIAVKECPPQSWETGPQLILGGELVDQELARLIERSRQADRDEIRIKERVCARLGIHVTALKGDGFTAYLPDMAAFASAIDQVRSQPLEQQANEWQLHLSGADVADQVQASGACVATETPANYAFISLRAA, encoded by the coding sequence ATGAACACGACATTTTCCTGCGTAGGGTGTGGCAAATGCTGCACCGATCACCACGTCCCCCTGACACTCGACGAGGCCCGAATGTGGGCTGATGACGGCGGCCAGGTGATCGTCCTGGTGGAAGCCTTCCTGCCCAATGGCCTGGGCCTGCCGGCGGGGCAACGCGAGCATGCCGAACGGCGTTCGGCGGTGGTTCGCACCGGCAGCACCGAAGCGTTCGTGGCGATCACCTTCGCCGCCTACAACGCTGGCCGTTGCAGGAACCTCGACGAAGAAAACCTGTGCCGCATCTATGAGCGCCGGCCATTGGTTTGCCGCATCTATCCCATGGAAATCAACCCGCACATTCCCCTCGACATCGCCGTCAAGGAATGCCCGCCGCAATCGTGGGAAACCGGACCGCAGTTGATCCTGGGAGGCGAACTGGTGGACCAGGAACTGGCACGGCTGATCGAGCGTTCGCGCCAGGCCGATCGCGACGAGATCCGGATCAAGGAGCGGGTCTGCGCTCGCCTGGGCATCCATGTCACCGCGCTCAAGGGCGACGGGTTCACCGCCTACCTGCCGGACATGGCGGCGTTCGCCTCGGCGATCGACCAGGTGCGCTCCCAGCCCCTGGAGCAACAGGCCAACGAGTGGCAGCTTCACCTGTCCGGTGCCGATGTGGCCGACCAGGTCCAGGCCAGCGGTGCATGCGTCGCCACGGAAACGCCGGCCAACTACGCCTTTATTTCGCTGCGGGCGGCATAG